From Ostrinia nubilalis chromosome 9, ilOstNubi1.1, whole genome shotgun sequence, one genomic window encodes:
- the LOC135074960 gene encoding uncharacterized protein LOC135074960, translating into MYFKLLFFVFCAMLGTACGFRCYACSFSSVDADQSCLTITNETHIVNCPFTYCVILRQEFMDPAGVIASFIRGCEEQPDYLNHEVVDSDFRTFYRACTSDLCNTGNGVQSVVGGVLSPRPEYNGENLLVPGTGSGNHAGKVQVTSLMILIFGVIIANVF; encoded by the exons aTGTATTTCAAACTATTGTTTTTTGTGTTCTGTGCTATGTTAGGAACAGCat GTGGTTTCAGATGCTATGCGTGTTCATTTTCATCGGTGGACGCTGACCAGTCCTGTCTCACCATCACCAACGAAACCCACATAGTGAATTGCCCTTTCACATATTGCGTCATTCTGCGCCAAGAATTCATG GACCCAGCTGGAGTGATAGCCAGTTTCATCAGAGGATGTGAAGAGCAGCCGGACTATTTGAACCACGAAGTTGTTGATTCTGACTTCCGAACGTTCTATAGAGCTTGCACCTCCGACTTGTGTAATACTG GTAACGGCGTCCAATCAGTAGTCGGGGGTGTTCTATCACCACGTCCCGAGTACAACGGCGAGAATCTTTTGGTCCCAGGAACCGGAAGTGGTAACCACGCGGGAAAAGTCCAAGTCACGTCCCTAATGATTTTGATATTTGGTGTAATCATAgcaaatgtattttaa
- the LOC135074962 gene encoding inositol polyphosphate 5-phosphatase E isoform X1, which produces MTTSPTKTKQKLSLRKRLFVKKSPKVGCYVDTDSNDEFNQSSSRPISPADPFIAQSAQNADSSVDLYDNQRSSTSELHSNNSSQKSDHIHNEDESNPKCCRTFFRRSRPKSLVEGHPSKGETVSKPCSPVNNSSNSVSDHTLSCTKSEEIPKATIKFPKDDNRKCFEHSGSFEGIKSKNKLFVKRLSADHLISTESKPLYRSSSPESDRSSSLDRKRRTKSTITRSASRAGSTDSLARNSLLAAQVLRLIPTQEARERNYLYGRLASHSLLGAAELEHVFPDREVKIFVGTWNMNGQPPPRELADFIFPHQVKHVPDIFAIGTQESYSERTEWEITIQEVLGPSHLLLHSYYLGTIHLTIFVRRDLIWYCSLPEDASLSVRPGTAFRTKGAVAISFALFGSTFLFVTAHLTAHQEKVKERVSDIKRIIRSIDLPKNLPCRHRSKDVTSNFDYVFWCGDLNFRLGEPRAAVLRWIEQTEFPLPHNLPHGLLHADQLTAVLEDGAAFRDFREAPITFPPTYKYDPGSQQFDTSSKQRAPAYTDRILYKAKSLNVNSTSAFAGLRRISSVPISSGLKCVAYNSVQSVCTSDHKPVWGLFSAALRPGTDVVPLAAGLFNREVYLEGIKRRRALLDHNPGGSAICNVQ; this is translated from the exons ATGACAACTTCACCTACAAAAACCAAGCAAAAGTTGTCCCTGCGGAAGCGGCTCTTCGTGAAAAAGTCACCGAAAGTGGGATGCTATGTAGATACTGATTCCAACGACGAATTCAACCAGTCTTCTTCAAGACCTATCTCTCCAGCAGATCCGTTTATCGCGCAAAGTGCTCAGAATGCTGATTCGAGTGTTGACCTGTACGACAACCAGAGGAGTTCAACATCAGAACTCCACAGCAATAACTCTAGTCAGAAGAGTGATCACATCCACAACGAGGATGAAAGTAATCCAAAATGCTGTCGAACCTTCTTCAGAAGGTCCCGTCCAAAGAGCCTCGTCGAGGGACACCCGTCCAAAGGCGAAACTGTGTCAAAACCGTGTAGTCCAGTGAATAACTCTAGCAATAGTGTCAGTGACCACACACTCTCGTGTACTAAGTCTGAAGAAATACCTAAAGCCACAATAAAGTTCCCCAAAGATGACAACAGAAAGTGTTTTGAGCATTCAGGGTCATTTGAAGGTATCAAGTCAAAGAATAAGTTATTTGTTAAGAGGTTGTCAGCCGATCACCTGATTTCTACTGAAAGTAAGCCACTCTATCGTTCTTCATCGCCAGAAAGCGACAGAAGTAGTTCTTTAGACAGAAAAAGGAG GACCAAATCAACAATAACTCGGTCAGCTTCCCGTGCTGGTAGCACAGACAGCTTGGCGCGTAACTCATTGCTTGCCGCTCAGGTTCTTCGTCTCATACCAACGCAGGAGGCAAGAGAAAG AAATTATCTTTATGGAAGACTAGCCTCCCATTCTCTATTGGGTGCTGCAGAGTTAGAGCACGTTTTTCCAGATAGAGAGGTCAAAATATTTGTCGGCACATGGAACATGAACGGACAGCCACCTCCAAG GGAACTAGCAGACTTCATATTTCCCCACCAAGTGAAGCATGTGCCAGATATCTTTGCCATTGGTACTCAGGAGTCATACTCTGAACGGACAGAATGGGAAATCACCATACAAGAGGTTTTAGGACCATCTCACCTTCTTCTACATTCATATTATTTAG gAACCATCCATCTTACAATATTTGTACGAAGGGATCTTATATGGTACTGCTCTTTACCTGAAGATGCAAGTCTCTCAGTCCGACCAGGCACGGCTTTTAGAACCAAAGGGGCTGTGGCGATATCCTTTGCCCTTTTTGGGTCGACCTTTTTGTTTGTAACCGCCCATTTGACCGCCCACCAGGAGAAAGTTAAAGAAAGAGTATCAGATATAAAAAGGATAATAAGATCTATCGATTTGCCGAAAAATTTACCGTGTAGACATAGAAGCAAAG ATGTAACCAGCaattttgattatgttttttgGTGTGGCGACCTAAACTTTCGGTTGGGTGAGCCTAGAGCTGCTGTTTTACGATGGATTGAACAAACTGAA TTTCCTTTGCCCCACAACTTGCCCCACGGCCTGCTGCACGCGGACCAGCTGACAGCGGTGCTGGAGGACGGCGCCGCCTTCCGGGACTTCAGGGAAGCCCCAATCACATTCCCGCCTACTTATAAG TATGACCCTGGCAGCCAACAGTTCGATACGTCCAGTAAACAGCGAGCGCCAGCTTACACTGACCGAATATTGTATAAAGCCAAATCCTTGAACGTCAACTCTACTTCTGCTTTCGCAG GTCTCCGTCGCATCAGCAGCGTGCCTATATCGTCGGGCCTGAAGTGTGTAGCGTACAACTCGGTGCAGTCAGTGTGCACGAGCGACCACAAACCGGTTTGGGGACTGTTCTCGGCTGCGTTGCGGCCTGGTACTGATGT AGTGCCGCTAGCAGCTGGTCTGTTCAACAGAGAAGTCTACTTGGAAGGTATAAAACGACGAAGGGCCCTACTAGACCACAATCCAGGCGGGTCAGCAATCTGCAACGTGCAATAA
- the LOC135074962 gene encoding inositol polyphosphate 5-phosphatase E isoform X2, protein MTTSPTKTKQKLSLRKRLFVKKSPKVGCYVDTDSNDEFNQSSSRPISPADPFIAQSAQNADSSVDLYDNQRSSTSELHSNNSSQKSDHIHNEDESNPKCCRTFFRRSRPKSLVEGHPSKGETVSKPCSPVNNSSNSVSDHTLSCTKSEEIPKATIKFPKDDNRKCFEHSGSFEGIKSKNKLFVKRLSADHLISTESKPLYRSSSPESDRSSSLDRKRRNYLYGRLASHSLLGAAELEHVFPDREVKIFVGTWNMNGQPPPRELADFIFPHQVKHVPDIFAIGTQESYSERTEWEITIQEVLGPSHLLLHSYYLGTIHLTIFVRRDLIWYCSLPEDASLSVRPGTAFRTKGAVAISFALFGSTFLFVTAHLTAHQEKVKERVSDIKRIIRSIDLPKNLPCRHRSKDVTSNFDYVFWCGDLNFRLGEPRAAVLRWIEQTEFPLPHNLPHGLLHADQLTAVLEDGAAFRDFREAPITFPPTYKYDPGSQQFDTSSKQRAPAYTDRILYKAKSLNVNSTSAFAGLRRISSVPISSGLKCVAYNSVQSVCTSDHKPVWGLFSAALRPGTDVVPLAAGLFNREVYLEGIKRRRALLDHNPGGSAICNVQ, encoded by the exons ATGACAACTTCACCTACAAAAACCAAGCAAAAGTTGTCCCTGCGGAAGCGGCTCTTCGTGAAAAAGTCACCGAAAGTGGGATGCTATGTAGATACTGATTCCAACGACGAATTCAACCAGTCTTCTTCAAGACCTATCTCTCCAGCAGATCCGTTTATCGCGCAAAGTGCTCAGAATGCTGATTCGAGTGTTGACCTGTACGACAACCAGAGGAGTTCAACATCAGAACTCCACAGCAATAACTCTAGTCAGAAGAGTGATCACATCCACAACGAGGATGAAAGTAATCCAAAATGCTGTCGAACCTTCTTCAGAAGGTCCCGTCCAAAGAGCCTCGTCGAGGGACACCCGTCCAAAGGCGAAACTGTGTCAAAACCGTGTAGTCCAGTGAATAACTCTAGCAATAGTGTCAGTGACCACACACTCTCGTGTACTAAGTCTGAAGAAATACCTAAAGCCACAATAAAGTTCCCCAAAGATGACAACAGAAAGTGTTTTGAGCATTCAGGGTCATTTGAAGGTATCAAGTCAAAGAATAAGTTATTTGTTAAGAGGTTGTCAGCCGATCACCTGATTTCTACTGAAAGTAAGCCACTCTATCGTTCTTCATCGCCAGAAAGCGACAGAAGTAGTTCTTTAGACAGAAAAAGGAG AAATTATCTTTATGGAAGACTAGCCTCCCATTCTCTATTGGGTGCTGCAGAGTTAGAGCACGTTTTTCCAGATAGAGAGGTCAAAATATTTGTCGGCACATGGAACATGAACGGACAGCCACCTCCAAG GGAACTAGCAGACTTCATATTTCCCCACCAAGTGAAGCATGTGCCAGATATCTTTGCCATTGGTACTCAGGAGTCATACTCTGAACGGACAGAATGGGAAATCACCATACAAGAGGTTTTAGGACCATCTCACCTTCTTCTACATTCATATTATTTAG gAACCATCCATCTTACAATATTTGTACGAAGGGATCTTATATGGTACTGCTCTTTACCTGAAGATGCAAGTCTCTCAGTCCGACCAGGCACGGCTTTTAGAACCAAAGGGGCTGTGGCGATATCCTTTGCCCTTTTTGGGTCGACCTTTTTGTTTGTAACCGCCCATTTGACCGCCCACCAGGAGAAAGTTAAAGAAAGAGTATCAGATATAAAAAGGATAATAAGATCTATCGATTTGCCGAAAAATTTACCGTGTAGACATAGAAGCAAAG ATGTAACCAGCaattttgattatgttttttgGTGTGGCGACCTAAACTTTCGGTTGGGTGAGCCTAGAGCTGCTGTTTTACGATGGATTGAACAAACTGAA TTTCCTTTGCCCCACAACTTGCCCCACGGCCTGCTGCACGCGGACCAGCTGACAGCGGTGCTGGAGGACGGCGCCGCCTTCCGGGACTTCAGGGAAGCCCCAATCACATTCCCGCCTACTTATAAG TATGACCCTGGCAGCCAACAGTTCGATACGTCCAGTAAACAGCGAGCGCCAGCTTACACTGACCGAATATTGTATAAAGCCAAATCCTTGAACGTCAACTCTACTTCTGCTTTCGCAG GTCTCCGTCGCATCAGCAGCGTGCCTATATCGTCGGGCCTGAAGTGTGTAGCGTACAACTCGGTGCAGTCAGTGTGCACGAGCGACCACAAACCGGTTTGGGGACTGTTCTCGGCTGCGTTGCGGCCTGGTACTGATGT AGTGCCGCTAGCAGCTGGTCTGTTCAACAGAGAAGTCTACTTGGAAGGTATAAAACGACGAAGGGCCCTACTAGACCACAATCCAGGCGGGTCAGCAATCTGCAACGTGCAATAA